A segment of the Ignavibacteriota bacterium genome:
TAATCGTCTGATCGTCTAATCGTCTGATCGTCTAATCGTCTGATCGTCTAATCGTCTGATCGTCTAATCGTCTGAACGTCCGACTGACCACCGTCGCGCCTCGACAGGCTCGGCGTGACACAAAACCGCTGTCCCGCTATCAATACTCCCTCGTCCCCAGTCCCTCGTCCCCAGTCCCTCGTCCCCCGTCCCCAGTCCCTCGTCCCCAGTCCCTCGTCCCCCGTCCCCAGTCCCTCGTCCCCCGTCCCACCTACTGCGCCTGGTAGGTCAACTCCTGGCCGGGACGGATGGTGTCGATGAGTTTGTTCCACTGCTCGAGATCGGACACAGTGACGCCGAGGCGGCGGGCGATGCTGTAGAGTGTGTCACCTTCCTTCACGACGTAGGTGCGCGCGGAGACACGAGGGGCGGCGGCGGCGTGGGTCTGCTCGGCTTGCGGGGCGGGCGGTGCAACACGCAGGGCCTGGCCGACACGAATCGTTTCCCGCTTCAGATTGTTCCACTCGCGGATCTCGTCGCAACTCCGTCCGAATTTTTTTGCGATGCTCCAGAGATTGTCGCCCTTGCCGACGGTGTAGGTCGTGACGGACGCGTCCTGCGTTGCAACGTCGGTTTTCGTCACAGCCACCGACGGTGTTTCGGACACCTTTGTCCCCTGCTGCTTGACCACCGCCTCGTGGATATTCGCACCCTTCACCTTCCCGTCCTTCGTTCCTACCTCCTTCGCTCCCAGCTCCTTCGATCCCAGCTCCTTCGATCCTACCTCCTTCGTTCCTACCTCCTTCGTTCCTAGATCCTTCGATCCTACCTCCTTCGATCCTACCTCCTTCGATCCTAGCTCCTTCGATCCTAGCTCCTTCGATCCTAGCTCCTTCGCCGCCGGCAGCGGCGCCTGAAGCCGCAGTTCCTGCCCCGTCTGTACCTGCAGATCGCGGATGTTGTTCCACAACGTCAACTGCTCGACGCTCAGACCGAACTGCCGCGCGATGCCCCAGAGATTGTCGCCTTTCCGCACGACATACGACTTCGGCCGTTCGTGTGTGACCTTCGGCTGTGCGTTCGACGAGAACACCGCGTCGACAGCGCCTGCAACCGAAGCCGCGCCGGATGAGGCCGGTGCTTTCACGCGCAGTGTCTGTCCGGCCTGCACCGCGTCCGAGTGTAATCCGTTCCACTTCTTCACGAGTTCGAGCGTCGCGCCGTGCGCCTGGGCGATGGACCATAGCGTCTCGCCCTTCGCCACGGTGTGTGTGTCGTCGGATTCGCCCTTTTCCACACTTGCCTCGACGAGCACTTCATCTTCTTCCTCAACGGCCGCACCTGTGCGCACATCCTCTTCATCATCCTCGGCCTCGGCTGCCGCGGCGGCTGCGGGTTGGGGCGATGTACTTGCAACAACAGGCGGCTTGCCGGCATCCGGGACGTCGCGGTACACACGAAGCACCTTTCCGGGTCTGACGCGTGAGGTGCGGAGTTCGTTCCACTTGCGCAGATTGTCGATGGACACGCCGTAGGTGCGCGCGATCGACGAGAGGGTCTGCCCCTGTTCCACGCGGTGCAACGTGGCCTTGCCCGCCTTGTTCGACACGGTGTGCGCGAGCGGTGTTGCGACGACGCGGCGACCGGGCGCCTTGGCCTCGGCAAGCGCGATCTCGCGCGCCTTCTGCTCCTCGCTCGCAAGCTGTTCGGCGGATTTCTCGCGCGCGTCGGGACGCGTCCATACAATAAGTTCGCGGCCCGGAATCAGCGGCTCGTGCGGCGCCATCGAGTTCCAGATCATGAGGTCCGACACCGTGGTGTAATACCGGTTCGCGATGCCGCCGAGTGTCATGCCCTTCTCGATCGTGACCGTGCGTTTCTCCCTGCCCTTGGTTCTGCGCAGCGGATCCTGCGCCGCCTTCGACGAACCGCTC
Coding sequences within it:
- a CDS encoding LysM peptidoglycan-binding domain-containing protein, with the translated sequence MKKTELPRARESAARFGRYSRAAFLPLVALLCAAMYIGCSSSKVTETARVSQDTSATSTAVANAQPDPSLPKPPVDLDSLPTAPDVNLADTEPLLDRARLHLVLASKALENLDTVMAVGECNLAFDKLNGASFLPGLENDSGFAELSRALLGMYKRCATTITQQGLDVPMAALEFIQRSEAASDTLDVATVGFREPPPTTIPLPINPDVERNIIFFSTRMKNHFGKWLERSGRYFPVMRPILQEEGMPEEIIFLTMIESGVNPRARSWAKCVGLWQFLKSTGEMYGLRGDWYSDDRRNPEKATRAAARHLRDLYNRYKDWHLALAAYNAGTGRIDRALQRSRVAQPNYWDIQEFLPLETQNYVPRYVAAAIIALNPASYDFTALKYDEPLDYEVVPLEKSYKVDDLADAAGLSTDEFLDYNPFLLQPVTPPDEGGFEIRVPKGRAQTFASNIVTHSPVKAIEMDYHTVRRGETVAKVAKMYGLTVAQVRQANGMKHARRLTPGELLRVPKQSAIDGVASQTAIDNLASGSSKAAQDPLRRTKGREKRTVTIEKGMTLGGIANRYYTTVSDLMIWNSMAPHEPLIPGRELIVWTRPDAREKSAEQLASEEQKAREIALAEAKAPGRRVVATPLAHTVSNKAGKATLHRVEQGQTLSSIARTYGVSIDNLRKWNELRTSRVRPGKVLRVYRDVPDAGKPPVVASTSPQPAAAAAAEAEDDEEDVRTGAAVEEEDEVLVEASVEKGESDDTHTVAKGETLWSIAQAHGATLELVKKWNGLHSDAVQAGQTLRVKAPASSGAASVAGAVDAVFSSNAQPKVTHERPKSYVVRKGDNLWGIARQFGLSVEQLTLWNNIRDLQVQTGQELRLQAPLPAAKELGSKELGSKELGSKEVGSKEVGSKDLGTKEVGTKEVGSKELGSKELGAKEVGTKDGKVKGANIHEAVVKQQGTKVSETPSVAVTKTDVATQDASVTTYTVGKGDNLWSIAKKFGRSCDEIREWNNLKRETIRVGQALRVAPPAPQAEQTHAAAAPRVSARTYVVKEGDTLYSIARRLGVTVSDLEQWNKLIDTIRPGQELTYQAQ